From Aegilops tauschii subsp. strangulata cultivar AL8/78 chromosome 5, Aet v6.0, whole genome shotgun sequence:
GGTATGTACTCCAAGTGATTTTTGGGGATAGGTAAGCTTTGAGACTCATGGGACTAAGCTGACGTGTCAAAAATCAAGAAGGGGCCCTAAGACTTTCAGCGTGAGCCCAACCTCTGTTTTACTCCTTATTACGAAGGAGAACCTTGACGCAGCGGTAACCGTAAACCTGCACAAGCCGGAGCTGCATGCACCGGGTTATCTTTTTTTTACGCCTTACACCTTCAAAAGGAAACAATGCTTAGGGCCCTTGAGCACTCTCTGGGCTTCAAACTGGGCCTTCCTCTGTCTCACCCAAAAGGAAAATATAGCCtaaaaaaccaaaaagaaaataaTCCCCAATCCCGTCCCGACTCCCTACGCCGCCGGTGGATTCTCGCCGCGGCGTCGTCCACCAAAGAGGCGCTCTCGCGCCGGGGACCTCCTCCCTCTCGCTGTCACCTTCGCGGAGAAGCCACTCCGTCCCCCTGTCGCGTCACCGTCGTCTTCGCCGAGGAAGCCCGCCTTGCCGCCGGCGATGGTCGCCGCGCAGGAGCCGAGGAAGGAGTGCCCGCCGGACCTCACGAGCGGGCTCTTCAGGGCCGACGACTTCTGCACCTACAGCCCCAAGGTGAAGCCCTGCTCCAATGCCTTACTTCTTTCCGCCGCTCCGTCGAGTCACACCCGATCTGGTACCGTGTTGCGCGTGGCGCGAGGCCCTGGGTTTTGGCAGTACCGAGGGAGTACTAATCAGCAGCCCTAGTTGCGTTCCCATCTTGGAATTCAAATTTCAGAGTTTGTATACTGTAGTAGCAGTAGTAGATATATTCAAACAACTTAGGCACTAGAGTGATTATTGTTCATGTCAACATGTCTGACTATTTTCTGCTTGGGATTTGTAAATTCAGTTATGTGGCAGCTAAATAGTTGATCCTTGATTTATGTTGCAGCAACTGGACGGCGAAGATAGGCTCAGTACCCTGACCGACGATCTTTTACTGTCCATCTTGGGGAGAGTCAGTTCACGTGTAGCTGCAAGGACAAGTGTGCTCTCTACACGGTGGAGGCATCTTAGTTGGTGGCTGCCTGAGCTCAGCATCAATGTCAAGGATGTCCTATCTGCTCCGTGTGCTGACCCTattgaggcaaatgatatggAACAAGCTATGGCGTCTTTAACCAAAGCAACCAGGAGTTTGTTGGATAAACAACAGAGAGAATCCAGTATCTCAAGTTTGCACCTTAACTTGATCAGCAATTTCCTTTGCGAAGTTGGCCAACTGATAGGTGATGCAATCGACAGTGGTTTGTTGAAAGATTTGGATCTCACCATTCTTGATGAGATAGAGCCTCTCGACTGTAGTGAGGAAGAGCTGCAACAGCGAGCTCAAGACATAGATGCTTTTTTCACTGCCTACCCTAGTGTGCTCCTCTGCCTCACAAAGCTCTCTCTAAAAAATGTAGGCTTTGACAAATTGGACATGCACCATCTCCTGTTTGACTGCTGCAAGCAACTGACGCATCTAACTCTTCATCATTGTGATACTGGTTCCTTCTCTCTCTTTAAGATTGATGCACCAGGCTCAAAACTCCGTGTTCTAGAAATCGAGAAGTGTCGCTTTCTGAGAATCGACCTGGTGTGCCTCCCGAAATTAGAGAAGTTCTTATGGGAGACCTGGGTATCTCAGGTTGCCCCATTGACCTTTGGTTTTGTCCCATCTCTTGGGGAATTAGAACTCTCAAGTGGTTCAAATTGTGATCAACGGTTATTTAGATTAAGTGAACTTCTACATGGAGTAACAAGCATACATACTCTCACATTGGATTTCCAAGGAGAAACCGTAAGTACTTTATTTTCTCCAAATGGTACTTTATTTGGTATTTGTCATGTCGTTGCAGATATAGAAGTTATATCATGGATGTGTTTATTTATGATAGAGAACAAACGTAGCTGTAAATTCTTTGATAATCTCACTTCTGTGCTTGCAAACTATCAATTCTTATTTTGTTTGTTTATTTAATGTTGTGATCAGCTTTGGGTGCAAGCTGAAATGGAGGAACTTCGCACCGCATTCAGCAAACTAAGGAAGCTGTTCGTACGTGGTATATTTGTTGAATTTGACATTTCATGGACGACAGCCTTTCTTGTAGCAGCACCATCTATCGAAATGTTGCATATTGAGGTGATGCCTTTGTCTATATTTATTTTCTTGTCCACATTTGGAGCTTTAGTTTTTCACAAATTTTGATGAAAAGTTGGCTAGAACTTGGTTCAATTGACATATCTAATGAATCGGTAACACACATGCAGGTATGGGAACATACATGCGATGTGGGCGAGGCCAGACCTGCTTCCTACCATGACAGAAAGAGTCCTCGGTGGGAAATGCACTTGGACAGCAGCTCCGAGAACAGGCTTCTAAAAGAGCTAGAATTTGCTGGATTTAAATCACTCGAACAACAGTTTACATTTATAAGATCCATGTTGGAGCGATGTCCCAACTTGCAGAAGATAGTTCTGAGAGATGAGGAGCAGTGCGATGACTGCGACACCCTTAAGGTACCTCGTCCTTCGAGATTTCCAAGGAAGGAAGATGAGCAAGAAATGGTGGTTAAGCGGATTAGAGATGAAATGTTTGTTGATGGTCTTAGCCAGGACGCTATATGGCTACATGGTGCATTAAGTGTGTGCTTTGTGctaatttttctttttctttttttgcttcCATAATTTCCTTTATTTTTAAAAATGGCGTCCAGTGAGGAGGAAAGAAATACATGTTCATATCGCCAGAGACGTTATTTTCCTATGGTCCGTAGCAATGCCTGGATATTCTTCTATTTTGTATAAACGTCGATAAATCAGCTTATAAAAATTCGACAAACCCTACTGGACTAGCTTGGGCGGCTGTCCACGACAGTAGGATGGGACCAGTAGATCTGAGGAGCAGGAGTTCCCAGCTCGAGTTACCCACGAATTTCAGTCGACATACCTGAAAATCAAGTTTGGCAGATGGCAGTTGTGGGCACGGACTAGTACTTGCAACGCATGGCCCCCCACCAATTCAGTCGACGGACAGCACCCTGCATGAAAATCAAGTTTCTATCAAGTGTGTATTTCATTAAAGAAAACAATTGTGGGCTTGTGGCCACGGACAATTGCAGCGCATGGTTAACAAGTCTATAAGATGCACCACCCAAGCAGTTTGTGCCGAGACAAGAGCACTTGCTGCGTGCTTGCGTTTGTGCACACATATTTACATACCACCATGGCTAAATGCCAGCTGCTGCTCCTCTTCTTGGTGTTTCTTTTGCTGGCGGCGCACGCCAAGTCATGCCACCCTGACGACCTCCGTGCATTGCAGGGCTTTGCCGGGAACCTTGGCGGCGGGGGCGCCCTTCTCCGTGCCGCGTGGTCTGGCGCGTCGTGCTGCGGCTGGGAAGGTGTGGGCTGTGACGGCGGCAGAGGCCGTGTCACGGTGCTACGGCTTCCAGGGTATGGCCTCTCGGGGCCAGTCCCAGGAGCCTCCCTGGTGGGCCTTGCGCAGCTGGAGGAGCTCTTCCTCGGCTCCAACTCTTTCACGGGCTCCCTCCCTACCTCCCTCTTCAGCCTTGTTGGGCTGCAGAAGCTCTCCTTCGAATCCAATCAGCTCACTGGACAGTTGAGCACGCACCTCCAAGAGCTCAAGAACCTCACCTTGCTGGACTTGTCTGTCAACCGCTTCTCCGGCCGCCTCCCTGACGTGTTTGGCGACCTCACGTCGCTGGACCATTTGTCCACGCACTCCAATGGATTCTCTGGATCGTTGCCGCCGTCTCTATCATCATTGTCATCTCTCCGTGAGCTCAACCTCCGGAACAACTCCTTGTCTGGTCCGATTGCTCGTGTCAACTTCTCCGGCATGCCACTTCTTGCTTCGGTTGACTTTGCCGCCAACTACTTGAGTGGGTCTCTCCCGATTAGCCTCGTGGATTGTACCAAACTCAAGTCGCTCAGCCTTGCTAACAACCAATTAGTTGGCACCATCCCGTCGTGGATTCGTGATCTCGACCACCTTCGCTACTTGGATCTCTCAAATAATTCATTGATTGGCGACGTACCCAAGGGTTTGACACTGCTCAAGGGCCTCACCACCGCTGATCGTTCACAGCGTATGGTTTTCACTAACATGCCATTGTATGTGAAGTGTAATAGGAGAACACTCCAACAACAACCAAATGTCATAACTGGAACCAACAACTATGTCAGATCTGGGGATGGCAACACTGTATCTGGGAACGACAACACTGTCATATCTGGGGACGACAACACTGTATCCGGGAGCGACAACACTGTCAGATCTGGTAACAAAAATGTCCTAACTGGTAGCAACCATGTTGTATCTGGGACCAATAATGTTGTATCTGACAATGACCATGTTGTAAATGGGAATAACAATGTTGTATCCGGGGGGAACAATATGGTAACGGGCAACAACAATGTCGTATCTGGGAGTGACCACGTCGTATATGGGAACAACAAAGTCGTAACTGGAGGTTAATGATCTGTCAGTGGATTGATTCCGTCCTCCTCCAGACATAGCTCACATGTCCTTGTCCAAGTTCAGTGTGGCTCACAATCACATGTTGGGGCCAAACACAGTTTGTAACCTCATGGATATAGCATCCGCCCGTTTCCTATTTAAAATAAAGTTTCCCTTATAATTGTGTTCCTAAGAGTTCTACAAAACTTTGTATGTAAATGCTGACCTGAACAGCAATGGGCGGCTTGCAGCTGATGTAGACCAAGCGTGATTTGTACCGTGGATTTCTAGGTGTGGTGATTATTTCATCTCTTCCATTCTCTGTGATGTGTGATGCTTTCAAGAACAGCCGTGCTAGACTTTTGCTCAGAGTGAATGCATTGTCTACTCCATTGTGTTGACATCAGCTATTATGCAACCCGTGTAGAATACCATTCTATACACCTTATGCCTGTAAGGCAGGCTAACAGGTGTTCAGTTCGGTCTCTGACACGGAGGCAACGAAGCTGGCTGCATGCCAAGCTTCTGACGCTGTACTGTAATACTCAACTACTTATTTCGCGGCAATTGCTATCTTGTCCAGGCTCATCTCGTCCTGATGAATAGTAAATTTTGACAAATACCTCAGTATTAAAAAAATGGCATCAATGATGCTTGGGAGCACTGCAAAATTTTGTTCTGTTTGGACATTCGATGAGGTTGCGGGAAAAATAAAATCATGTCTAATAGTGCATTCTTTAAAGTTTCTTTGAGAGCCAATTTTTTTTTTGTGCCACGACCTTCTCGAATGTCCAAAACAACACATTTTTGCATGCACTTTGCTCGCCCGAGCATCTTGCATGCCAAATATTTCATATTTTTTCTGAATTTACAGTTCATGGACACAAGTAATGAGCCCGGGCTCCGATTCACCCTGTCCTTTTGGTGTTTTTTTGTTTGCTATAGTACTCGCAGTAGGCTATCCCGTACTACACACTCGCCATTACAACATACTCTATTAGACGAGGTAACGTGTGTTCGCTTGACCTGTGCTACGGCCCATTACTAGGTTTGGCTGAATTTTCATTTCTTCCACATTTTTCTATTTCTATATGAGCTGGTAGCAACCACTAGGACGCGGCCAGGCAGGCCCCTGTAGTGTTTTCAATTTTCTCTTAAAAATTAATATTTCAGAAAACAAATTAGAAAAAGGAATAGAAAACAAATAGAAAAAAGCAGAAAATTTAACAGGGAAAAAATATAACAAAAGAAAAAACATGTGAATGAAATCGATGGTAAAAATGAGAAAACCAAAAACATGAAACCCAGGAAGGAAACCATAAGAACCATAGAGGAAAAAAAAGCAAAACACGCTTAAACGAGATAGCACATGGACTAGCCTTTCGTAAATAGAACCAATAATGTGGGTTGGTAtgtctatttcttttctttttcttttcaaaAATAGAACATATAGTACTAGGAACCATGCATATCTGCTCCCCAGCTCAAATGCGCCTTGATAAACAGTACGATAACAAAATAGTAAAAAAAAacaattctgaattttttttctgtGGCCAACATTGAAAAATGTTTTGTGTGCTTGCAATAATTTGTAACAAAATGACATTTGTGGAAGTCGTGGAAAAAAAAGACAAAATTGATGCTCAAAAAAGCTATTTTTGAAAGCATTTTGGAGTGCTAATTTGTTTTTCATGACTTTCACGAATGTCATTTTATGATGAAAATTTTGAAGCGCCCAAAACACTTACCAAAGTTTGCCACAACCTTTTTTTAGAATTTTATGTTTTTTTTGTCGGATTGTACTGTTCATTCCGAGCTCTTTTGAGTACGGGAGTAGAAGAGGACTTTTGTAGTAGCAAGTCCTTAGCTCCTATGTGAAAAGTCACGCATGCAGAATCATCAGAAAGTTTGTTCGCATATAGAGTTTGTTCTCGAAGCTAATACTTTTACTCCATGTGCAAAAATATGCAATGAAAGTCCTTTACATTAGTCTGCCTAAGAAAAGTTGACTGACAGGAATGGACTTGGGCAAACCACTGGAAAAAATAGCGCCATAAATAGACTATAACGTGCCGAGGAATGACTCGCTAAGTAAACCAATGTGCAATATCTCGCTAATAGTGTATTTTAAGCTCGGCACTATTTTGCCATAGCGTATTATTTTTTCACTGAGGCAAACCTGTCGACGACAACGGGATGGTCCGTGCCACCCATCAATTTCAGTCGACACACAGCACCATGCATGACAATAAAGTTTGAATTGGCAGGCACACTACTACTTTGTCCACTGACTAGTATACTTGCAACGCATGGTTACACACCCTCGTGTACGCAGTCTAAGATTAGATGCATACCCAACCAGTTTGTGCCAAGCTAAGAGCACTTGAGAGTCACTTCCATCCGAAAAGGTTTCTTTTGTGTATACATGCCACAGGCCACAGCTCAATCCATGGCGAAATGCTGCCTGATGCTCGTCTTCTTGGCGTTTCTCCTGCCGGCGACCTGCACGACGTGCCACCCTAATGGCCTTATTGTACGGGGCTGGGTAAGTGTGCGTTGCGACGGCAGCGGCTGCGTCACTCGTCACGGCGTTGCGTCTCCCCAAGCGCGGCCTTGCGGGTAGTAGCGGAGgacgaaaaaaaattgaaggtgGGGCGGACTTTTTTTTTaaaaaaggaggatgacccccggcctctgcatctgggcgatgcatacggccactttattaattattctcacaagatcttacaaagtcatacaacagcaAGACTAAAGCCACTTTCTAAGCAACAAttgtcgctacacctatccaatcgatgaaggggcgctgatagtctgggcctgataccaaacagacatcgcagccaaacctaaacatctaagacctgaggtcccaaccaggacgcctgccgggtatggggtacctaccagtccggcgcactcctcaaccaggacgcctgccgggtatgaggccgccgcagccacctgccaccaaaccatcttcagagctgtactgttgCATCAACCTTGCACGGTCTAGCtaccgtcgacgccaccacgacgccagacagctCCACCGCTCTGCGCTCGTCCATCCCGAGCGGACACTCTGaaagatctgtcgtgcgtagcacctgccgactAGGCATGACtcagcgtagcacctgtcggccaggcatgacttgacatctcttACCAGACGCATCTGACGCGGTTAGAACGCCGCTCCTCCTGCCAACCTCCACACCATTGCCGCTGCTGGAGCTGACACACGAAGCCCTTCACCCATAGCAACTCCCCCGAACGCCCAAGCCTCCCAAGACGGCGCCTCCATGGAGGTTACGACGCAAAGGGCACCGCCGCCGTCCAATCCAAGACGGATTTTGGACTTTCGTCTGGGAACGGGACGGAGGTGGATAGGAGGGACCTCGACTTCGCCATCAAGATGGGTAACGACGTCAAAGCCGTCGCCGATGCCGGGCCGAGCTAGCCGGCCAAAGTTTTCTCCGGTCCTCTTCCTGTACCACCAGTCTCCATCTGCTTTGGATCTGGCAGCAGCCAAGACCCGAAAACTCCAGAGATGGAAGCACCATAAGGCTCAACACCTCCGGCGTAGATCCATCCAGGCGCCAGATCAAAGAAGACCCGACCTGGTCAGCGACGAAAGCCACCATCCTGCGCCGGCCGGCGGCGATCAGGCACCGGATCCAGAAGGATCGGACCCGAGACCGACGGCGCACGCGACCACCAGATCCAGCGGCCGCACCACGCCGCGAGCACGAACCCCAACCGCCGGCGCGCTGCGCACGTCGCGGCCAGGATCCATCTGCAGCGCCGCCGCACCCCGCAAAAGTACGGCGCCTCCTCTCGAACGGCCGTCCCGCGCCAGCCCATTCGGGGGAAGGAGAagggagccccgccgccgcccccgccggcctgGCTTCGCCCGGCGGCGCTGCTGGCGGCGGCGAGGATGGAGGAGATGCGGGGGAGTCCGGGcgccggcggctagggtttccccctgGTCGCCCGCGGGGACGACCCGAGGGGTTGGGTGTGCTCCCCTCCGGGGGCTACAAGTCACCTACGGTTACTTCGTAGAATCTTAAGATGATATTCCGGCTCAGTCTCTCGTAGATGCTTGTAGGGGTAGGGCGTGTATATGTACGTTCATAGGGATGAATGTATGCGCGTTTATATAAGcacttgcgtctgtaccgtgttaaaaaaattgGCATACACATCCTTTTGTTTGCGTCGCCACGTTGCCATGGTTTTTGTCCACACGAACAGAAACAGATGTGGGTGGACGAAATGCGTCggccgttggagttgctctaacaaCCCTGCTATACGCACGACACTCAATGCACGATTTGTGCACGTTGCCCTAATGACTTGGTGTCGTGCGTGTGTAGGGAATTAACAGGAAGTAACAAAGTTGTCGATGATTGGATTGTGTGTTAGCTCCTGCTGAGTGCCTCTGGCTCACAGCCCAAATTTTCATCGTGCTGCTCACGGCCCAACAATGCAATAAGCACCAGGTCTTTGCAGCATGGGTCGATCTTCCCTATATATAAAAACAAAAAGCGATCGATGTGTGCCTAAGCCTAACTGCGATACATCCACAACAATAAGCTACGCGACCATGGCTCCTCCTCGCGATGTCCACCTCATCAAAGGTACGACAAGAAAATAGGATGGAGCTAGCGAACGGATTGGGCAGAAGCGCGAATAGGTAGATTGGTTGGccagtcgctggcttctctcatGCCTCGTTTTTTAATCCCACACGCATCCTCTCTCCTTATTTTCACCCAGTGGCTAGGGCTTCCGTcatcgccgctgccgccgccaccaccaccatccCGGCTCAAAGGTCGGTAGCGCCGCCATCTTCTTGCTCACGCTTGCAGCTTCACCATCTCTCTCCCTTTAACTCAGACTCTGCCTCCTCTTCTCCCCTTCCTCATAGCCTGGTGTTCCCTCCGCCTCCATCCCCACGCTTGCAGCGGCGACCCATGGAGGAGCTCCGGACTCGGCAGGAGGAGCTCGAGCAGCGGTAGTGGTCCACAACGTCATTATCGTCTTCCCCGGCAGAAGCAGCGCGGGCCACAGAGACGTCCGGCTCCGTCCTGCTCTAGCGGCACCGCCCGTCCACCCGACGAACAAGAGAGGCTTCAAGGAGGAGATGCACAACGGAGGTGCACATGCTCTTCCCTGTGGGATGACGGTGGTGTTCTTGCTCTAACCAAATTTCAACCCCTCGATCCGAAGTCAGATTCAGGTTCGCTCTTCATCAGTTTGATGACAAATATTCCTGTTTGGTTGATGGTGGTGATCAAGGGGTGGAATTAGTTCATGCGTACGATTTATTAGCACAGCACCACACCAGCGAGTACTTATGCCGACGATGATGACGAAGCAAGCTGACTTCTACTTTCAGAGTACAGTTGGCTGATGCTTTGTACAGCAGTGATGCTTTCTACAGTAGCAACGCACACATACTCGACCTCCTATTCGAATTTCAATCCTTGCACAGAGTTGGCTCCAATAACTTGGACACTCACGAACACAATAGCCTCTACTGATCAATTTTGTGGCCGGCCATAAACACTACGCACGTAGACAAAGTCAATTGGACCGCCACATGTGCCTGTTGTTTGCTTTATTACTAAATTCATGGTATACATGGTACACGCATATATGGATTCATACGTGGATGATTAGACTGTTGACAGAATAGGTTTGTATGTCAAATAGCATTAAGCATAAGAGCATACTTATTCAGATTTGGTCAGAACATACATATACCAGCTAGGCCAATTGCTTTTTTCATGCACCTGTTAGAATGCACTGATGTAGCACTATTcgaagagcatctccaacaggcaCGCAACGCGCGGCGCGCTAAAACAATTTTTACAGCGCGGAAATAGCGGTGTTTTGCACGCGGCGGGGCGCTGGCTCCAGCGGCTGCTACAAAATATTGCACGCGCGAGCTGCTCCAACAGGCGCTGCAAAAAACGGCGCGCGCGAGCAACCAGAATACATATGAACGATATTTGAAACAACATATAGATAAAACTCAACGATACAAATAGCATAGTTCAACCAAACAACACAAACTAGTCCGATACAAATAAAATAGATAAAAACTACGGTACAACTAAACTAGAAACTACTCCGAGTCGTCCTCACCATCCTCGCTGGTGTCCTCCGATGTATCAAGAAACGCGTCTTCTCACCGAGGATCATTGTCGTCAAAGAACGACGCCAGTCCCTGTTCGCACTATGATATCGCCAGTGCCTTCAGCCGACGCATGTCCACCCGTTCCTCGCGCCGCTATGCCCTCCTCTTTGCCCAGAAGGCGTTCTCGTTGGCGACGTCCTGCGGGTAGCGCTGGCGCCACTCCGTCATGGCTTGCTCATCCGCCTCAGCGATGAGGAGGTGGCGCTACCGCCTACGGTGTTCTTGACGGTCGGCGTCGGTTACTAGTTGCGGCGGAGGCGCGAGTTCCTGCGCCTGCTCGCACGTCCACACGTCGTCGAAGTTCATGTGCGAGTATGGCCTCgagaggcgccacgccgccgcgtcatACGCGCGGGTGGCCTCATGAGCGCTCTCGAATGTCCCGAGACCGAGACGCGCACCACGGGAGCGGATCTTCGCGTAGAATGCGTCGGAAGGGCGGACGCGGACGCCGCAGTAGCCGGAGCTGCTCCGGCGGCACGGCGGCATCTCGGCAGCGGGGGAGAGCGCGTCGGGAGAAGGGCGGCGCGACGGCAGCGGGGCGCCGGGTgcgaggaagaagagggcggcggggggtggggtggggggggggggaggaaggGGACAACGGGGCTCGAGTGTGCGGTTGACTGCTGGGGCGCGCACATTTTATAGAGTGCGCCGGATGCCGCGCGCCAAAACTGCCGCTCGCCGGGTCGTTTTTTCGCGCGCGCGATTCTTTGCCGTGCGCCGGAATTTCCCGCGCCCGCTGGAGCGCGTGAAAACGCTCCGCACGCGCTAAaccagttgtttcccacgcgtgAGTTATTTAGCGccgctgttggagatgctctaaaggACTATTGAAGTATATTTAGTTTAGGAGATGTTAAATCTATCCCTATTTGTGAATAGTGCTCTCTTTTTTGCTAAGGTTCCGTTTGTGGTTTTTTATGTACCAGTGGCATGGTTCATTAAATTATTGCCACACAATGAAGTGTTTAGGAAACTCGATCCAGTAAAATGGAGTGTTAATTTATCTAAATACGTCCAGTAAGTTCATGATGTAGCTAAACTTACATGGTAATGTCCAATATTTTGCATTGCATATGTTAGATAAGGAGACTCGCATAATATGAAGGAAATTACACCATAAAGTTTGTCATGAAAGTATACTTTATAAGCATTATTTTCCTATATACATTATTCGATGCTAGACATTTTTGTTCAGCTAACTAGAAAAAAATACATCACCTGAAAAGACTACATAACTCAATAGTTAACCCAATGTTTATTCAACAGAAAAAATAGGCCACCTGTAGAAGTAGACTCGTTACAGAATCTTTCCAACAATCTGACAAGTACTTCATGTATCTAACTCGGCCAAGTAAATTACACACTCATATCTTGGGTTTTAGGTACATTTAAGTCTAAAATCGAGGCAGCAATAGCTAACCCAGTATTTAATCTCTTTTATCAAATTGCGCAGAAGCATTCTATATAGGTTTATCTGCACCATAGCTGATATATTAAAGTGAGTAGCTGGAACTACATCACCTGTAAAGACTCCCTAAACTATAGACATATCCAAAACAAACTGCAGTACTCATTCCCTATAGTATTTAATATGTATATTATATCATAAATGCTTTTTGCTATTTTGGTTGCAGATTTAATCAATTCGTTTGATGTACTTTAGTAATAGCTGAAAGTTTTGGTGTCACCTCTATTGTAAGGGGAGAAAGAACTATAGGTC
This genomic window contains:
- the LOC120965445 gene encoding putative F-box/FBD/LRR-repeat protein At2g05300 isoform X1, which translates into the protein MVAAQEPRKECPPDLTSGLFRADDFCTYSPKQLDGEDRLSTLTDDLLLSILGRVSSRVAARTSVLSTRWRHLSWWLPELSINVKDVLSAPCADPIEANDMEQAMASLTKATRSLLDKQQRESSISSLHLNLISNFLCEVGQLIGDAIDSGLLKDLDLTILDEIEPLDCSEEELQQRAQDIDAFFTAYPSVLLCLTKLSLKNVGFDKLDMHHLLFDCCKQLTHLTLHHCDTGSFSLFKIDAPGSKLRVLEIEKCRFLRIDLVCLPKLEKFLWETWVSQVAPLTFGFVPSLGELELSSGSNCDQRLFRLSELLHGVTSIHTLTLDFQGETLWVQAEMEELRTAFSKLRKLFVRGIFVEFDISWTTAFLVAAPSIEMLHIEVWEHTCDVGEARPASYHDRKSPRWEMHLDSSSENRLLKELEFAGFKSLEQQFTFIRSMLERCPNLQKIVLRDEEQCDDCDTLKVPRPSRFPRKEDEQEMVVKRIRDEMFVDGLSQDAIWLHGALSVCFVLIFLFLFLLP
- the LOC120965445 gene encoding uncharacterized protein isoform X2; the protein is MHHPSSLCRDKSTCCVLAFVHTYLHTTMAKCQLLLLFLVFLLLAAHAKSCHPDDLRALQGFAGNLGGGGALLRAAWSGASCCGWEGVGCDGGRGRVTVLRLPGYGLSGPVPGASLVGLAQLEELFLGSNSFTGSLPTSLFSLVGLQKLSFESNQLTGQLSTHLQELKNLTLLDLSVNRFSGRLPDVFGDLTSLDHLSTHSNGFSGSLPPSLSSLSSLRELNLRNNSLSGPIARVNFSGMPLLASVDFAANYLSGSLPISLVDCTKLKSLSLANNQLVGTIPSWIRDLDHLRYLDLSNNSLIGDVPKGLTLLKGLTTADRSQRMVFTNMPLYVKCNRRTLQQQPNVITGTNNYVRSGDGNTVSGNDNTVISGDDNTVSGSDNTVRSGNKNVLTGSNHVVSGTNNVVSDNDHVVNGNNNVVSGGNNMVTGNNNVVSGSDHVVYGNNKVVTGG